The Methanobacterium alcaliphilum nucleotide sequence GCTACAGTTAAACTTAATTCCATCAGTGAAGATGATTTAGATAAATTAATCGCATTTACAAATACAGATCAAGGCGATGTTAAAAATTACTTTGAAAGTCCTGTTGAACTTGAAAAGAAACATATCTATGAGATAGATACCTATGGATCAGCTCTTGCACCATTTTACATACCCATTTCATTGTGGATAGGGTGCATTATCTCTGTGGCCATGATTACAATGAGAATAAAAAATGGTAAAAAGTATAGTGCAGAAACTGTCTATTTGGGTCGAATGGGATTATTTTTAATAATTAGTGCATTTCAAGCACTATTTGTCATTGTAGGCTCATTATTGCTACATGTGCAGATAACTTCAGCTATATTATTTGCAGTTACTACATTGTATATCAGCTTATGTGCCATGATTATTGTGTATTCAATGACTTCCGCTTTTGGAAATGCAGGTAAAGCATTAGCAATTATAATTCTAGTTCTACAGATTACTGCAACCGGTGGAATTTTCCCTGTAGAAATTTTACCTCCATTTTTCCAGAGCATACACCCATATTTACCATTGACTTATGCTGTGGGAGCTCTAAGAGAAGTAATTGCAGGTGTCTTATGGAATACTTACTGGTTTAATATTGCTTTACTAACTGTATTCCCTGTAGTAGCTTTTGGTTTAACACTACTAATCAAGGAAAAAATGGATAAAAGAGCACAATGGACTGAACAAAAATTGAAAGACAGTGGATTATTTTAGAAATTAATCTACTTCTTTTTTTTAGTTTTTTATTATTTGTATTGACTAAATAACAAATATATATTTATTCTTTTGTATAAAATAATGGATTTAAATATACAAAATCATAATAAATAATCAAAATAATAATCAAAATAATCAAAAATAACTTATACCATTAAACAAAATAATAAAACAATGATTGCAGAACAATTCATTTTAATTGGATCATTATTACTATTTATAAGTATACTAGTTAGCAAAACTTCTCATCGATTAGGAGTTCCTTCATTACTATTTTTTTTACTAATAGGAATGTTAGCTGGTTCAGAAGGAATAGGTGGTATTTACTTTGATAATCCCCATATCACTCAATTTATAGGAATTATTGCCCTGGTAATTATCCTTTTCTCAGGAGGGTTGGATACAAAATGGGGTGATGTTAAACCTGTTTTAGGTAGAGGAATATTACTTTCCACAGCAGGTATTTTAATCACTACAATCACCGTGGGGCTTTTTATAAATTGGATAACAAATTTTCCACTTATAGAATCCTTTTTAATAGGTTCAATTATTTCTTCAACTGACGCAGCAGCAGTTTTTTCCATATTCCGCTCTCAAAAACAAAAATTAAAGAACAACATAGAACCTACCCTTGAATTTGAAAGTGGGACAAACGATCCCATGGCTTATTTCATAACAACAACTTTAATATTTCTAATATTAAACCCTACAACATCTATTGCTTCAATGATATTTTTATTAATCCAATCTATTGGATTAGGAATCTTAATTGGAGTTATATTTGGAAAAGGATCTGTTAAATTAATCAATAAAATAGATTTACATATACCTGGACTTTATCCTGTTTTAACAATCTCTTTAGCATTTTTAGCATTTGCAGTTTCTCACTTAGTAGGAGGTAATGGGTTTTTAAGTGTTTATATTGCTGCTTTAATAATGGGAAATAGTTATTTTGTTAATAAAAAGATTCAAACACAATTTTTTGATGGAATCGCTTTATTAATGCAAATAATCATGTTTTTAACCCTGGGACTTCTGGTCTTTCCTTCACAGATTATTCCAATTATGGGAATTGGAATATTAATATCAATTTTCTTAATCTTAATTGCACGGCCTCTGGCTGTTTTTTTATGTCTCTGGCCATTCAAAGTCGAATTGAAAGACAAAGTTTTCATTTCATGGGTTGGTATTAAAGGAGCTGTACCTATTATTTTTGCAACATATCCTATTGTATCTGGAATTAATGGAGCAGATATGATTTTTAATATTGTTTTCTTTATAACAATAACCTCTGCATTGATACAAGGCTCAACCATTAATCTATTTAGCAAATATCTTGGATTAACCGATTCATCATCCAAAAAATAAACAATCAAACTAATATTTATTCCAGTTCAACACAAAATATAATTGTACGATACTGCTCAATTCAATTTAATCATAGGGGTAATAAAATGAAAAGAGATATAATCAAAATTGATGAGGATAAATGTACTGGTTGTGGAGAGTGCATTACTGGATGTCCAGAAGGCGCATTACAAGTAATTGATGGTAAAGCTAGACTTATCAGCGATCTTTTTTGTGATGGTTTAGGCGCTTGTATTGGGACCTGTCCTCAAGGAGCAATACAAGTTGAAAAACGAGAAGCAGAACCTTATGATGAGTCTAAAGTCATGAAAAATATTGTAAAAGCAGGCCCTAATGTTATAAAAGCCCACTTGCAACATCTTCAAGAGCATGGCGAAGATAAAATTCTAAGTGAAGCTATTGATTATTTGAATAAGAATAATATTGAAATTCCAGATTATGAAGAAAAACCACTGGCCTGTGGTTGTCAGGGTTCAATGACTCAAGAGTTAGAGCGGGTTGGAAAAAGTGAAGAATCAGTTATATTAAGTGCAGAACTAAAAAATTGGCCCATACAATTACAACTTCTAAATCCAAATGCACCTTATCTAAAGAATGCAGATTTACTTCTAGCAGCCGATTGTGCACCATTTGCCTATGCAAATTTTCATCAGAGATTCCTTAAAGATAAAGTTTTAATTATATTCTGCCCTAAGCTGGATAAAACTATAGAAGAATATATTGATAAATTGGCATCTATATTTGAAAAACAGAATATTAACTCCATTACTATTGTCCATATGGAAGTTCCTTGTTGTGGTGGAATAGAGGTTATTGTGAAAAGGGCTTTAGAACAAGCTCAAAAGAATATCATAATTAAAGATTATACTATTTCTATGAATGGGGAAATTGTATAATTTAAAAAGAATTTTAGAAACCATTAAACTATTTATTTATGGTTTCTATAGGGTTACATCTTTTTTCAAATATTTATTTTTTGGTTATTTTTACAGAATATATCTTAATCTTAATAGGATTAACTTCCCATGATCTGGCATAAGATAACTTAATTTTTGTTTTACCTTTTTTAAGAGCCTTAAATTTAAATATCTGTTTACCCCCAGAACCAGCTAGAATTGGTTTATCTGGAACATATTTCATACTAATCAATTTCACATATTTTTTATTCCAGGTAGCATTCCATGTGTATCCAGTTGTAGGATTACTTTTCACAACAATAGTGAAGACCTGATTTTTATGTACTTTTTTCCCAATTTTATCTATGGGTATATTCGCTGCAGAACTAGCAGAAACTGTCATGGCTAGCAAAAAAATTACTAAAATTCCAAGAATATACTTTTTCAATAGTTCACCTCCAAAGATTGCTAATGATATGATTTAATATTCCAATAAGTTTTACTGTTACTGAATAAGTTGATACAAATATTAAAAAATTATTTAGATTATTAAAAATAGAAAAATAGTAAGGGGGATTTTTTAGATGATTTATTTTGCAAAAAAGAAATATTTTTTAATAGTAGTACTTGTTTTGGCGGTGTTTTTATGTGGAGCGGTCTCAGCCGCAAATATTACAGTTAAAGAAAAAAGCACAGCAGCATATTCACCAGGAAAAGACTTGGTAGTAACTAAACTCACAGCTTCTAAATATATTGCTAAAAATACTAAAATAGTGATTAAAACAACGGTTAAAAATAAAGGCAAAAAATCTGTTAACAAAGGCCACTATGTATACTATTATTTAGTGCCTAAAAAAAGCATGACCGGATATAAAAAATATCTGGGGAAAAAATACTTCCCAAAACTTAAACCAGGACAATCTGTTACTAAAAAAGCAGTGTTCAATGTTCCAGATACTTTGAGGTATAAACCCTCTCAGGTTCATCCACCATGGGAATTTAAACCAGTGACTTATTATGTTGTAGCTAAAGCCGATGGTGGCAATAAAATACCCGAAAGTAGGGAAAAAAATAATATCCATTATACTGCCCAAAAAACTGAGGTATTCTATAAGAAAATAGACTCTGGAAGCAAATATTTTAGTAATTATCGTAAACTCACATGGATTACATTCTTAATTAACTCCAAGGATATACTAGCCTACTGTCATTTCTATGATCCATATTTTGTAGATGCTAATTGGAATCCTCAACCTCATTGGATTACTCAAAAATACATCATAGGAACTTATACTAAAAATAATTTTAGAGCCTATTTATATCTAAATCCAAAACAAAATGGTAGAAGTGATTATGTCCACTATTCCGGAACTTGGCAATCTCCTTGGGCTGTTTATTGGCAGAATGGAAAAAGTATGTTTGAAGATGGACCCAATATCCATTAAAAAATATTTATAAAATTATATTTTTTTTATTCTGATAAACTGATTAAGAAAAATAGTATTCATCCTCGTTTGGAGGATGTTTAAATCACTTTCTTAAACCTAACTCAACAATTACCGCTTCAGTCTTATTCATATCCGGAATCATGGAATTTTCTCCATTTATATAAGTATAATTTCCAGGAACCACTTCTATTTTAGCATTTTCCAAATCAAAACCATTAAGTAGCTTTTCAATTACAGTTGTCTCCAATGCAGGGATATCTGTTTTTACATTTTCTCTTAACTGTGTTAAAACCGTTGGAAGTTTAAGTATATTAGAGGGTTCTAGAATTTCATCAATAATTGCTTTTATCGCTTCTCGATGTCTTTTCATCCGTCCACCTTCTGACTCCGAATCCTGTCTGAAACGAACAAGAATCAAAGCTTCACTACCAGTTACCTTACACATACCTGTTTTTCCATTTAGTTTTGGCCGAACGGCTGAAATATGAGGATCCACATACATGTTGATTCCTCCTAAAGTATCTACCACTTGTTTAAAACTGTTGAAGTCCACCAGAGCGTAATAATCAATCCTCACATTCAATAAATTCTCCACAGCAGTTTTTGTGGTGTTTATGTCACCATAAGCATAAGCACTATTAATTTTTACCCATCCTCTTCCGGGTACTTGCGCCATGGTATCCCGAGGAATAGATAGAATATAAGTTTGTTTAGTTTTTTTATCGATGGATAAAATGGTGATGGAATCCGTGTATCCATTATGGTCTGAAGTTCGGGCATCTGCACCTAAAAGTAGTATATTAACTCTTTCATTATTAGATACATCCCATAAATCCAGTGCAGATCCATTATATAAATCCCATGCCGAAAATGATAGACCTGCGATGGATATAAATAATAATAATATTATTAAATTCTTTTTATCCAAAATATGCCTCCTTATATCAAAAATTGTATTGTATGTGTTAATTGTGAATAATCAATAATATTTAGTCAAACAGCTTGAAATTTTAGTTAAATTATTAAAACGGATTTAAAAATATTTCATTATAATTAAGATTAGAAAATAATATAAAAATAGTTATTCCCCAGTTACACCCCAATCTCCACTATTATTATAATGAAGATAAAAATAGTATAAAAAATAGTTATAAGGAGGTTTAACCTCCCAATATTGAACTCAGACCCATTGATAATGCAAATTGTTTAACTAAATTAGCGGGTACAACTCTAATATTACCCTGATTGTATTGATCCAAGGCAACTTTAGCTATATTCAGATAATTTAAAGGGTTACTTTCAGCTGCCTCAAAGATAGGCTTCATCAAGTCTGATGTAGCATTACCTCTATTTTCAGTACTATCTTCCTTTTCAGTCATATTCCTTATGTAACCAATTGAGTCATCAACACTAATTTCAGTGCCATTTACATTTATAGAACCAATTTGCTGAAGAATAGCGTCAACTGCAGTAGGATTTATCATAACGACAGCGTCCGTAGTTATTCCGTTATTATATTCTACTATTTCCTGGGCTCTTTCAGCCCCAAAAGTAGTATTTACACCATATAAAGAATCATGAAGTAAAAGCATTCCAGACCCTAAGTTAGATGGTTCTGTGTATGTTGGGCTTCTAAGACCTCCAGGATAAATTGGTGTCATATTCTCTACATTCCCATCTTTGATATAAATAGCATAAGCCATATCAACAGATCCCATTCCTTCAGTACCCTGGTTTTCTGTAGTATCTACACATAAAAGAAGAATATTATGGTCTCCTCCCATTTTAACGCTCTGTGTAAATGAGTTATATAAATCAAATGCAGAAATTGATAATCCTGCAATTGAAATGAATAGTAATAATATTATAACATTCTTTTTATCCAAAATCCAACCTCCATGTCTAAAAAAAAATCCATACAGAACTTTATTAATATTAATTTTAGTAAAGCGAATATTCAAAATTTTAAAATGTCAGAAATCCAGCTTAAAAAATTTTAAACAGTATTTGAAAAATTATTCACTAATAAAAAATTAATAATTAATATAAAAATATTTTTTCCAGAATTACACCCAAATCTATAGTTTGCCATTTTTTAACTATGATCTGGATGCAAATAGGTTTATAATAGAATTTAAAAAAAATTATTCCCAAGTTATCTTAAATAATATAGTCAATGCTATGAACTGAGTTATATTCACACCCAGTAAAACAGAATAAAGCACCATGCTCTCTTTTTGGTGATCTAATGCGAGTAAAACTTGGAATATAGCTAGAGCAATTATAGCCAGTATATTCTGTACTAATAAAATAGAGGTGAAGTATAGTAGCCCTACCGTAAATTTTGATTCCAATTCTTTATAACTCTTCCAGTAAAAATAGATGAGTCCTGAAAGTAAACAAATATTACCTATTCCAATTATAATCCCCGAAGACAGTAATATTGTGTTTAGCAAGCCTAATCCTAATAAAATCATTTTTTTACCCCTATGAATATATTATTTTTCAACAAATTTTTCCCAAATTTCTTTAAATATATCGTAATTTTTTTCTACTTCTTCGGTTAAGAAATATAATTTACTATAAGAATCTCCGGTTGACTTAATTACATTATTTTCTTTTAAAATTTGTATATGGTGCCTTATAGTTTTATAATCTAATTCCAGCTCTTTTGATAATTGATAAGCATTATATGGTCTTTCGTGGAGTTTTTTTATTATTTTGGCCCGGTTTATTCCTCCTCTTTTTCCAGTGATTAACCACCAAAGTAGTTTTTCCATATATTTCATAGTATGTATCCGAATTTAATTTTAATATTACATTTCAATTTTTAAGGTTATTTTCAAATTGTTATAATCAAATAGTGTCACTTAAATAAATTAGTTTATTTTAGGCTTAATTAAATTTTTTCATTGAATAAATATTAAATAATTATAATTTTATTGATGACTTTTTCATTTAATATTATTAAATAATAGAAAACTTTATATGTTAAGTATACACTATAGTATAGTGTAGAAGGGGATTTGTTATGAGTGATATTCAAGACGACCAATTAAAAGCCATCATAGAGTATACACAAGAAGATCTTAACAATGTTTTAAGAGAACTACTTGAAACAAATTCATTCACTTCTCAAAGCTGCAAAAGATTAGAAGAAGACCGAGATAAACTTGAAAAAGAGTTTGAAAATGCTTTTGACCCTTATGAAATCAAAAAAATTACTTTATTGCTTCAACTAATCTATGGGGTAATTGATGAATACCAACGGAGACAAAAACCTCGCCTGGTACCACGTAATTATACTTTAAGAGAAGATCAAATACGGAAAATTAAAGATTACGCCGCAGATAAACAGTTAAATAATGTCAGTGCAGGGCTAAGAGATTTAATTGATATTGCATTTGAAGCGCTTGAATAAATAACATCCATCCTTTTAAAATTATATGAAATCAATGAAGGAACCCTTTGAATAGTTCAAAAAATAAAAAACGTCATATCCTTTCCTCAAACCTATCAAAAGAATTAGCTTGCATAATTAATAATCAATTGGATTTTTGTATCAGCCTACCAAAACATTCAATAGACAAGCTAAATTATTATTGTAGAAAAACAAAGGGTTACTTCATATTTTACTATTTTTACATTTTATTCTTGTTATTATTAATCTAAAAAAGAATTTAACAAAAATATGAATTTTATTTCTTTGATAAAATCAATATAGGACCTCATTAAATTTATCAATATTGAGCAATATAAATAATAATCAAAGTAAGTTATGAAAAAAAGAACTCCTAATCAAAAAAAGACCATTTCAAGATCTAAAAATGCAGATGGAGAAATTACTGTACTTGCCAAAATAGAAGAAATGATGGAACCCGACCGGGCTATGGCCAAACGTCTCCATGATATCATAAAATCTAATGCACCCATTCTCACTCCAAGGCTATGGTATGGAATGCCTGCCTATACCAAGGACGGTAAAGTGATTTGTTTTTTCCAAAGTGGGAAGAAATTTAATACTAGATATTCTACTTTAGGCTTTGATGACCAAGCCAATCTAGACAAAGGCAATATGTGGCCTGTTGCATTTGCACTAAAAGAATTGACTGCTGTTGAAGAGGAAAAGATAGTAACACTTCTAAAAAAAGCAATTCAATGAAAAACTCATTTTATTAACAATTCAGTTCTGAAGAAATCATTTGAGTTGATATTTAAGTATAATGGTAGCTACCATATCTCGTAGCAGTTCTATTTAGTTTGTTTTTTAATCTGTCATTTCTGCTTTGGTTAATTTACCAAAAAAGTACTTTATACTTGAAGGAATGAAAAAAATAATAAATATTAATCTTTAATTGATGCTTATTAAGTAAGCTTGAAAGTTTATTTCTTGCATTTTTGCCTTGAATGTTGAATCTTTATTTTGTATTGAAGTTAAAGTCTCATTTTGTGATTTTATTTGAGGTTGCAATTTTTGTGCACTCATGTAATGTTTTTTCGCAGCAGATATATTGTATTGTAATGTTAAATTAGCTGCAATTTCCATTTCAGTATAATATCTTAAGTTAATTTCAGAATATTTTTTTAATGCCAATGCATATTCTGTTTCTATTGAGTTAGATGAATAATTTGTTAGATTCTGACTATTTTCTAATGATTTATTTGCATTGTTTTTCATTTCTTGATATTGTAAAGTAATGTTTTTTAGAATTTTTTTATTTGTAATATCATAAATTGACTTGTTATTTGTTAAATTACTAATATTTGCATTTATTGCATTGGCTGTATATAAATAACCTAAACTATAGGAACCTAACCGATCATATGTTTGTTCATCATTTAGATGGCTGAAAAATACTATATAAATTACCAGAACAGCTAATAAAAAACTGACAACTGTTGCAGAAAATTTCCATTTGAAATCTCTTTCACGTGAAATATTAATGAAATAGCCTAACATAGCCCCTATGATTGCTAACATTCCAAAACCTGGAGCATATAATAATATAATAGGATTAGTGGACATTAAAGGAAAAATCACGATAAAAAAAATCGATCCTGCTAAAAAACTATGTAAAATCAGGTTGAAATCATCTTCCAACGTTGGAACATTCTCTCTTTTAGAAAAAATTGTGGCAAACACACCAGTCATTGAAGATGAAAATATTATGCCCATATAAAACCAATCATGTACTCCATAAAGCAAATAAGCAATGAATATAAAGATTAAACCAG carries:
- a CDS encoding CARDB domain-containing protein encodes the protein MIYFAKKKYFLIVVLVLAVFLCGAVSAANITVKEKSTAAYSPGKDLVVTKLTASKYIAKNTKIVIKTTVKNKGKKSVNKGHYVYYYLVPKKSMTGYKKYLGKKYFPKLKPGQSVTKKAVFNVPDTLRYKPSQVHPPWEFKPVTYYVVAKADGGNKIPESREKNNIHYTAQKTEVFYKKIDSGSKYFSNYRKLTWITFLINSKDILAYCHFYDPYFVDANWNPQPHWITQKYIIGTYTKNNFRAYLYLNPKQNGRSDYVHYSGTWQSPWAVYWQNGKSMFEDGPNIH
- a CDS encoding ATP-binding protein, whose product is MQFNHRGNKMKRDIIKIDEDKCTGCGECITGCPEGALQVIDGKARLISDLFCDGLGACIGTCPQGAIQVEKREAEPYDESKVMKNIVKAGPNVIKAHLQHLQEHGEDKILSEAIDYLNKNNIEIPDYEEKPLACGCQGSMTQELERVGKSEESVILSAELKNWPIQLQLLNPNAPYLKNADLLLAADCAPFAYANFHQRFLKDKVLIIFCPKLDKTIEEYIDKLASIFEKQNINSITIVHMEVPCCGGIEVIVKRALEQAQKNIIIKDYTISMNGEIV
- a CDS encoding protease inhibitor I42 family protein; protein product: MKKYILGILVIFLLAMTVSASSAANIPIDKIGKKVHKNQVFTIVVKSNPTTGYTWNATWNKKYVKLISMKYVPDKPILAGSGGKQIFKFKALKKGKTKIKLSYARSWEVNPIKIKIYSVKITKK
- a CDS encoding DUF4012 domain-containing protein, translated to MDKKNVIILLLFISIAGLSISAFDLYNSFTQSVKMGGDHNILLLCVDTTENQGTEGMGSVDMAYAIYIKDGNVENMTPIYPGGLRSPTYTEPSNLGSGMLLLHDSLYGVNTTFGAERAQEIVEYNNGITTDAVVMINPTAVDAILQQIGSINVNGTEISVDDSIGYIRNMTEKEDSTENRGNATSDLMKPIFEAAESNPLNYLNIAKVALDQYNQGNIRVVPANLVKQFALSMGLSSILGG
- a CDS encoding potassium/proton antiporter, with product MIAEQFILIGSLLLFISILVSKTSHRLGVPSLLFFLLIGMLAGSEGIGGIYFDNPHITQFIGIIALVIILFSGGLDTKWGDVKPVLGRGILLSTAGILITTITVGLFINWITNFPLIESFLIGSIISSTDAAAVFSIFRSQKQKLKNNIEPTLEFESGTNDPMAYFITTTLIFLILNPTTSIASMIFLLIQSIGLGILIGVIFGKGSVKLINKIDLHIPGLYPVLTISLAFLAFAVSHLVGGNGFLSVYIAALIMGNSYFVNKKIQTQFFDGIALLMQIIMFLTLGLLVFPSQIIPIMGIGILISIFLILIARPLAVFLCLWPFKVELKDKVFISWVGIKGAVPIIFATYPIVSGINGADMIFNIVFFITITSALIQGSTINLFSKYLGLTDSSSKK
- a CDS encoding LCP family protein, translated to MDKKNLIILLLFISIAGLSFSAWDLYNGSALDLWDVSNNERVNILLLGADARTSDHNGYTDSITILSIDKKTKQTYILSIPRDTMAQVPGRGWVKINSAYAYGDINTTKTAVENLLNVRIDYYALVDFNSFKQVVDTLGGINMYVDPHISAVRPKLNGKTGMCKVTGSEALILVRFRQDSESEGGRMKRHREAIKAIIDEILEPSNILKLPTVLTQLRENVKTDIPALETTVIEKLLNGFDLENAKIEVVPGNYTYINGENSMIPDMNKTEAVIVELGLRK
- a CDS encoding zinc-ribbon domain-containing protein, whose amino-acid sequence is MKCKKCGHSNDDNQKVCDECGAVLYPTIEIRWQGIFAGVFAGLIFIFIAYLLYGVHDWFYMGIIFSSSMTGVFATIFSKRENVPTLEDDFNLILHSFLAGSIFFIVIFPLMSTNPIILLYAPGFGMLAIIGAMLGYFINISRERDFKWKFSATVVSFLLAVLVIYIVFFSHLNDEQTYDRLGSYSLGYLYTANAINANISNLTNNKSIYDITNKKILKNITLQYQEMKNNANKSLENSQNLTNYSSNSIETEYALALKKYSEINLRYYTEMEIAANLTLQYNISAAKKHYMSAQKLQPQIKSQNETLTSIQNKDSTFKAKMQEINFQAYLISIN
- a CDS encoding winged helix-turn-helix domain-containing protein, which encodes MKYMEKLLWWLITGKRGGINRAKIIKKLHERPYNAYQLSKELELDYKTIRHHIQILKENNVIKSTGDSYSKLYFLTEEVEKNYDIFKEIWEKFVEK
- a CDS encoding iron chaperone — protein: MKKRTPNQKKTISRSKNADGEITVLAKIEEMMEPDRAMAKRLHDIIKSNAPILTPRLWYGMPAYTKDGKVICFFQSGKKFNTRYSTLGFDDQANLDKGNMWPVAFALKELTAVEEEKIVTLLKKAIQ